TCTCACAATCAATTCAGATGACTATGTGGAAAGATAAAGGAACAGCGACTTTAAACAAACAGTTCACAGGGATCAAGTGAAAGTTTTGCCCTGAGAGAAAAAACAAGACTGTAGAAACCACCTCATCATAGCACCATCTAATCTATTTAACTCAGCTTTTGTCCCCATACTCAAGTGCCAGAGTAATGAAGGTCTTAAAACAAATAAGAGTCTAGAAAAAACATGCTGTCTAGAAAAAACGTGTGAGTTTAGTGAGAATTCACCTTCACTAAATGCTAGGAATGTACTAGGCAAAAGCAACATTTCCAAAGTGTTGTTTCAAGTTTTTAAATACCCGAAGTATTTTTTCCCCAGCACAACCTATTCCCCTTAGAAGAGAGGGATACGGCTGCAAAAGCCAAGGCACTGCATTGCTGCTGGACTGCAGACAACGCCAGAAGTTTGAGGGCATTAAAAGTAACACCGATGAAGTAAGGAGGCCTGTTCCTCTACGTACTGCACATGAGCAAGTGCCCTCAGGATGGGAGAGCCTCTGTGTTTGCATCCCGATGTACAGGGCTGCTGGAGAGTAACAGCCAGGCGTGCGTTAGCTAGCTGAGCAGATAACGAGGGCATATCACCAGATGGAGGATGGGAAAGCCAACGCACGTTTGTGGGAATGGGAAAAACCCCAGAGCAGAATCCAGGCTATCAGTACTGTCAGCAGCGTCTTTAGCTGTTGTGCTAACGGGCAGGGTTAATAGACTACAGAGATAACTGGACGAGAGCCAATGAGTGACTAGAAAGGACAAAGGTCTCCCACAAAGACCATGCTACATATAAAGACTCTATGTGGCACAGCTGGGGGGGATGGGTCAGGGGCAGACTGGAGGGAAAAGGAGATAGGAAGGAGAACGTGGGAGACCGAGTTTAGCACTAGTAAGAGGCACTAGCTTGGAACCacagcaaaattacattttccatttagaaaaaaCACTGGGAATGGAGGCAGTGACAAGCTGAGTTTCTCACAGTAACTTAAAAGGTCTATTTGGTTAAACACAGTTATTGAGCAGAAAAGTCAATCCAGAGGTGACCCCATTcgttaaaaacaaattaatcagTCCCTGTTGTCTGTACTTAGGCCAAGAGCAAAACATCTGCTGTAATGCATTTTGGTTTTCTGGTGTGGTTTGTTTAGTTTgttgaggttttgggtttttttttcttctctcccctcttgTAACAGTTTTTCCCCCTTACGATCTCTCAGCAATCCACTCACCCATATGTTGTTTTACAGCTCACAGTCCTGGGACAAACACAACCCAATTCCATGCTATTCTGAAATCTCTGGAACAGCTGTTGTCCAATTCCTAGCGTGCGATGTTCCCTGACTCCCAAGACCACAGAAAGTTGTAAAAGCAAATGGGCAAAGTGCCGCTGTGTATCTGTCCTAGTCCTCCCACTCTTCCCTACAGATCTGCTACGATGTACTCTGGGAGACAAGGCATTGCACTTGAGGAATCTTTCCCATGCTGCAATGTAAGGGTTTATTTAAAGCATTAGTTTAAGGTAAATACTTCTTAGTTGTGCCCAACACTGGTGAGAGACAGGAGACCAGCTTGCTCCCTGCCAGGAGTATCCTTATGCTCAAGTAAAAGCTTGTGCTACCATTGCTCAAAATAGAGAATCCGTTCCCGCTTGATAACCTTGAGCTACACCTATAAGATGCTGTGGCACCACAAACTATTAGCACAGAAAACTACTCAGAGCAAAAAACGCTGCAGGGGGAAGCTGTAAGGTCTCCAGGTGAAGCAGTGCCGGAGACATCCCTGTCCAAGCAGAATTCCCCACCCACCCAAGGCTGCTTTGGGATAAGGGGCTTCCTACCTGGACGAATGAAGACATTTTCCACAGACAACATGGCTGCTATGGGGAGCAGCAGGTCCTCACAGTCAAGAGAAGCAGCTTTTATGACAGCACAGGCCAGGTTGGGAGGCAGGGGAAACTGCACCAGGAATTCACCCAGTCTTGTCACGTGGCCTCTCCTTATCCCAGGAAAAAAGATTCAAATGCCAGATTTAACAAAATTAGGTTTAAATGTAAATTGGAACACGCGCACACGACATCATCCACCATAGAGTGACAAAGAGCGTGACAGAAGCATTTCCCTCTGGACTGTTCTAACACTGCACTTAGGTGCTGGAGACATGAAGCAAGTGTCACTAGCAGATGCAGTGTGCTTATGCCTGCTTCATGGCAGGCAATGCCAGCTTTTTCAGCATCAGATGCTTTTTTAAGTGCATCAGattagggggttttttttgacagaagAATTCCTGGAAGCTTAGGATAAGATCTCACTTCCTGTCTTGAGTTCTTGGATGGGCCTCACAGCTAGTGCCTAAGCACCTTTGTCACAGCAGTCTCGGATCTGCTATCAGGAACTACAGCACAGAGTTGAGGTAATTTGTCTGAGGTCACTCAGGAAATCCAGGACAATGTGCAGAAATTAATCTGTATCTCTCAAATCCCAAGCCATGCTCTAACCCTGATTTTACAGAGTATATTAAAAGCCAGTAGTTAACTTCCTGGTCTAATGAGGAAACAAATTCTAGTGCTGGAGGAAGTCCTTCAGTCCACATGAACAACTCACTAACACTAGTTAAACCATTAGATCTTAAATTCTTGTAGTGACTacacccctttattttttttacctgtcAATAGCATTGCACTGGTAAAGTTCCTTGAGAGCTTCTAAAATATGTCTTTCTTCAGGGCAGTCCAAATATGGAAATCTacagtaaaatatgaaaaaaaaataaatctcactgTTCAGACTCGGTATAGCTTTGTTAGTtttcatatttattaaaatacttttgtaaCCTTCCAGTACAGGTTTCTGACCAAAGCGCACATAAGCGCCTTCAGTATATGGGTGTGTTACTACACGTACAGCCTCAAGCTGAAGAATTATGATGACAAATCCCAGCATGGCACATGCAAAGATGAACTGTATGTTTTGCACATGTACGATCCTAAAATTAAACAGTTCCACAGAGATGAAGCTTTTGGGATATAAACATCGTTACTTTAAAAGCAACACTATTAACtatttcattttggaaaggaGGAGCTAGTTTTGGCAGAACCTCAAACTGAGCTCAAGATCCAATCTGGCATTAAAACTGGGGAGAACAGCAGAAAAGCTGATTGTGTTCAAGTGTCACAGGTGGCTGGGGCCCTAATCCTGCCTCCTGCcaacaggctgctgctgcctgtgctgccttgCTGCTGCGACTCAGGCAGAAAATGATAATCCCCCCTCCATGAAGGGTACCTTATGACATCATGCACGGAAAGGCACTTCAAGGTCAGGATCACCGATGTCAGACTGGTTCTCCTGATCTCTGGGACTGTGTGGTCAGGCATGCACTGCTCCCAGAACTCTCTACTGTACAGCCGATAGCTTTTTCCAGAAGATGTCCTGCCAGCCCGGCCAGCTCGTTGCCTCGCTTCACTCCTTCCAAAACAGAAAggcagggaaaaataattaaaaaaacccaacaaactctTGATCCCTTCTGTTATTATCTAAAGCAGCACACTGTAATTATGATAAATAATAGTGATTTCTGTGCTTGTAGATGGAAGATATATTATACTGTGCAGCAACTGAGAAGAAATCCAGCTATACAAAACCCAGCAGAAAGAAGAGGCATTTCTGTgcaagagaagattttttttttaagcttctctgAATCAGGCTGTTGTATTCAGCAAACACAAGACGACATGTAAGCCACAGTTCAGACTATACAGACAATGCATTGTCAATTTCTTCTTAATGCCTGTAACTTATACGAAATTGTATGTCCTGAACCACTTTCTATTTAGCAGCAAACAAAACAGCTTTAAATTACAGAGCCTCAAAGCCGCCAccctctccccttttcttttttacccTCCCAAAGACCAGCTGATAAATCAGTATTATCAGAGCAACTTCCAGAAACACCAAGCACATGACctttttaaaacttactttgAAATGGGAACCACCTCCAGTATGTCCAAGCCAACTCGAGGGTTATGATTCAACTGCTTCACGAATCCACTGTCTACTACGTATCTGAAAAAGAGTCATAGTCTGTCAGAGAAGAGAACAGCAGAGGTCTCAGGAGACAGACAGGTAACTGCCACATGCATACCATCAAAGCAAGAACACATTTAACCTACAATCACTGCAAACCAGCAGTTGCACTTTGCTGGTCAGCTGTAGCCCTGCAATGCTTCAGTCTACAGGATGTTGCAGATAAGACCTCCCAGCACCCAAAGAGATCATGCTCCTTTAATGGAGCAgagatttgattttaaattagGGTCCAACAATATTAATCCTCTGTAAGACTATATAATAGTATCAAGGGGGGTTTTATTCACTATGTAcacaaaaaaaaggcaatgggTAATTACTGGAGAGGAATAGTAGCCTTAGGAAGTCAGACACATTCTTCCAAATCTAGTAGAACTTTCTGAATTATTCCCTCTGTTACAGCTTTTATGAAGGATAGCAAACAATACCTGACTCCTTCAATCGTCAGAGATGTTGCAGCAATGTTTGTGGATACCACACATTTTCTAATGCCTGCGGGAGCTggcaaaaatattcttttctgttGATCTAAAATGACAGGTAGTCAGTCAAGCAATCTGTTATGTTACAATTCTGATTTCAAACCACATTTCCATCACGGTGCAAACTTACTCAAATGCTTAGTGAAAGTCATTTGAATGAAATTAGAAAGTGAATCACGTAACATTCTAAAATATAGATTCGATATTATTTTAGCAGATGCCAGAAATCAGAGAATATCTTTATTGTGTGCATATTCAAGAAGATTTTGAGATCAAGGAAGGCCAACTCTCCTGGATGTTTCCTAACCCAGAGCTAGGAAAAACAAGCAAGATGTCTAGTCTTACTAGAAGGATTCACGAAGGATTTGAAGTGTTTTAACAATCAGAGCATGTGAAGGTGTAAGTGAAAAAATTCAGTTAAACCCCTCCTCCGTTTCCAGGAAATCTTTTAACATGTAACAAAGCAGCATATGAAGTTTCCATTAATTCATTTGGCTTTCCAAGGAACAAAAGTGGGAGGTGGAAATTCAACTTTCCCCTGAAATTTTCTCACTTATTAGacttgaaaaatacaaaaatctctTTAAGGCCAATTCTCTcgtgtatttaaaaatattcaagtacaacagcctctgagaaactactataagagaaaaaaaaaaaaaaaaaaaaaaaaatcactctcagTCAGGAATCTAACACCCATCATGGAGTGAGGAAGAAACTATACCTTTCTTTTAGGCAacttttcattttgctctttcaAGAAGGTAAAAATTTTGTTCCCTCTCTGCAGGTCGTTACCAGATCCTTCCTCTCAGCAGCACTTCCAGATGGAAATTGCTGTCCTGCTCTTAGGAACACTTATTCAGCCCCACAGCATTCTGCATACCGAACCCACACATTCAAACACAGCGCTCAAGTTCATCTGAAAATACAGCGTCTGTGTTCAGTAAAGGCCACAAGGCCTTTCTTTTTAACTCTTCAAAACTAACTGTGGTATTGCTGCAAAATAAAACAGACTGACTCATTCTGACAACCTGTACTTTTCTATTTGTGTAACGCTCTACTACTTCTATCTTCCCTTACAGCTCTACTCTCATCACCAAAACCCTACTGGCAATATTTTTTgccacataaaataaaatgtgaggGTCTAAATAAGACATCTGCACTTTCAGTAACACAATATCCCCTCTTCCTAAGCTTGAGACCTCGGTGCCATGTGAAGCCATTTCCTGTGCATATGAATTTTAACTGGAAGCTTCTGTGCAAGTACAGAGACGGCTGAAGTTTGATTAGTTTATGAacaccacaaaaaccccacagtgctACAGGACTGTAACAAGGAGGTGAATGAATGACATTTTTTCCAATCACGACAGAAATATCTGATTAGGATACTGTTTGTAACAACTCTTGCACTTAACATTTATGTGAATTAAGTTCCATACGACATTATATGCTCTTACCTGTTGACATTGACCCATACAATGGTAAGATAAGCAGGCCTTCAACAGACAGATCATGTACTTCATACCGGTAATCGATACATTCTGCTTTCTTGAAAAGCAAGTCACAAGCTCTTTCTATTTCAATTTGACCTAAAAAACATACAAGAGCACTTAAGCAACGTATGTAGCTACAACTCTGCCTTCCTAGTCTGTGACATCTTTAAACAAGATTGTTTTGGCAATAGTAGAGAGTCATCGACACCATTACGAGAAGGGAGTTAGGAGTTAGTTTAGGAGGTGACATCCAATCTTTCCACAGTGCCTCTCACTAAGCTTTTCCTTAAAAGATGACTGCATGAATGCCTGGCCCATACACTGATGTAGGGTTTTGCAGCTAAAGAAACACTCCCTTCCTGAATTAACAACAAAATAAACCACGTAGACAATACAGAGTAAATTTGgcacaggaagaaaagagcaTATGCATGTTTTTTCAGTTAATGTATTTCCTATCTGATCTCATAGGCATGGATACACCTAAACATGCTCCGAAAACTATCACTTCACAGCACTATGTGCAACCACCTGCAACTTTCCCTTCTTTAATTGCTGTTATGGGTCAAACTAGACAGTCACTGGAAGGACAATTTGCTGACAATGTCATGCTTCACCTGCAATAACCATCAgttgctgaaagaaaaattcGCACCTGTCAGGAAAACCAAGATGTCGCCTTCTGGTTCATTTAAGTGGATATCCAATGTCACTTTTACAGCctgaaacaaacaacaaacaagccAGTAACAGCTGGAATCTCACTCTTTCTAAAACTCATAGCACTAATTCTTTCCTATATCCTACAGACATGCTAAGAACACAACAATACAGCGGCTAATTCTTGTGGTCTTTCACGGATGATAATCGtaccaagaaaagaaaacacaacacagaaacaaagaaaaacaggcCACACCTCTGTAACGTAGGCAGAGCTGCCTATGTCCCTCGGGCTGAGCAGGTTGCAGAATATCTCCTTGACAGGATAACTTCTTCCTGGAATATGCAGCACTGAACAGTGTCCAAAGAACTCCGACAGCTTGTCCACCTCCAGGGTGGCTGACATCACCACTACTTTCAAGGCCGTCTTCCTGTTTGGTGGTTTCTTCTGTAGAAACAGTTTCTTCAGCAAACCAAATAAAATATcctaacagaaaaacagaagcaacCTACATTAGTACTCCAGCTGTCTTAGAAGTCCCTGACAAACTTGATTTTATTCCACTGATGTAGTTGAGACAGAAAAATCACATCTTGATGGCCTAAGCACTCGGAAGAATACATACACTTACCCTGGTCATCATGTAAGCATGCTAATTGGTTTCTATAATTTaattgggttttttaatcagcTCATCTCACAGCCTGTAAACAGAATCAGTATCACTTAAAAtcctttggtttggttttcatttttatcatctCATGGTCATTTGCAAGCAGCTACCTCAGATGCACCTTAAGAAGTCACCACTTTGGTCCAGTGTACGTTAATTGACCGAGCGTGCATCCTCCTTTGTTGTACTATTTGTTGTTATGCCTTCAGCAAGTTTATTTTACTCTGCAGTGCTCTGGATTAAAAATCTGCTCCTTTTAGTTAGACACATGTGGTAGACCAGTAACTTCTTACATCACCCTAGCTCAATTACTTGCAATACCCTCAGATGCTTGAGGGCAGAACTGGGATTCAGAAGTCCTTTTCCCCAGCTGGATGGGTGTGTTGTTTGACACACAACACAATCTCTTGAGGACTGAGTGACTTGAGTCTCACTTTGCTCACCACAGAAAGGTCAGAATGACATCTGATAGCTTTTGGTACTTAGGTCAGTCTAGACACTTCCAGGATCCCAAAAGTCCTAATCTCTTTGCACAGTCATACACACACCCTTAAGAAAGATTAGGCCTGTGAATGACAGAGATGTTTCaggggttggtttgtttctgcGTGTTTTGTTAAAATTATGATTCTAGAAAGTTTGTGTTCACTGTGCTGGCTTCAAACTCCTGGAAATTTTGGGAAAGTATCCAAGAGCTGGCCAAGTTTTAGCTGCTTTCAAATGGAACAACAGCTACAATTCCAACAGGCTTACAGACCTCATCTTATCTTCAGATTATGCAGCATGTAGTAAACGAAGCAGCAATTCTATGGTCTTAGGACAACAAAAGGATAAAGCACATGCATGAAAAGTCAGCCAAAACCCCTGGGGATTGTGCAGAAGTGAAAGAAAGGAATAAGTAGACCTCAGTAAAGGAGACACAGTGACCCAACAGGACAAATATAAGGCAACACTCACAGTGCTGAGGCTCCGCTCATGAGCTTCATCCAAAATGATGATGCCGTACTTGCTGAGAAGGGGGTCTGCCAATATTTGCCTCAATAAGCAGCCATCGGTCATATACTTGATGGCAGTATCCTGAAAGGTTTAATTAGACATTGAGCAATTATCCCAGAAGTAAACACTTCTACACACATCAAATATTTGTCCAGAACACACACGGACATTGCATCACAGGTGCCTGGCAACGTTTCGCCTGTAGGCTGTTGAAAAAAATTTGATCAAAGGAGTTCTAGGATACATACAACTGCAGCTTCACCACAGCTGGGGCAGAGGCCATCTCAAGGCTCTGACACCTTCCGCCTGCAAAGCCCCAGGAGAGGTGACAGGGCTGTGCCGCTCCAACGGAGAGGCCCACAAGCAAAAAACTGAGCCGCAGCCTGCCGACCCCACCACACCCTGCCACGACAACAACCGCACGAGCACAGTCTTCGGAGCCCTACCTCGGTGGTGCAGTCATCAAAGCGGACCTGGTACCCGACGACACTCCCCAGCAAACAGCCCATCTCCTCGGCCACCCGCTGCGCCACCGAGATGGTGGCAACGCGCCGGGG
Above is a genomic segment from Athene noctua chromosome 19, bAthNoc1.hap1.1, whole genome shotgun sequence containing:
- the DHX40 gene encoding putative ATP-dependent RNA helicase DHX40 isoform X1; this translates as MEGAALPIRRARRALVEAVRERSFLIVTGETGSGKSTQLPKYLFEAGLAKHGAIGITQPRRVATISVAQRVAEEMGCLLGSVVGYQVRFDDCTTEDTAIKYMTDGCLLRQILADPLLSKYGIIILDEAHERSLSTDILFGLLKKLFLQKKPPNRKTALKVVVMSATLEVDKLSEFFGHCSVLHIPGRSYPVKEIFCNLLSPRDIGSSAYVTEAVKVTLDIHLNEPEGDILVFLTGQIEIERACDLLFKKAECIDYRYEVHDLSVEGLLILPLYGSMSTDQQKRIFLPAPAGIRKCVVSTNIAATSLTIEGVRYVVDSGFVKQLNHNPRVGLDILEVVPISKSEARQRAGRAGRTSSGKSYRLYSREFWEQCMPDHTVPEIRRTSLTSVILTLKCLSVHDVIRFPYLDCPEERHILEALKELYQCNAIDRRGHVTRLGEFLVQFPLPPNLACAVIKAASLDCEDLLLPIAAMLSVENVFIRPGDPQKQKEAELQHQELSSQVGGCNDFATLLNIFEQCKASKSPSAWCQKYWIHWRALKSAFSVEKQLREIVSKLKQLPDFPKETFKGSRTEILRRCLCAGYFINVARRSAARTFCTMDGHGSIVYIHPSSTLYNQETCLEWIIFHDVTVTSKIYVRTVCPVRYEWVKDLLPRLHQIDAYELSSVAREEVTEEEITKWKHKKDLSRQYEGVTDNSAKKMERRNDDQSILDARARYLERKKQRAQGLSDPVKEIG
- the DHX40 gene encoding putative ATP-dependent RNA helicase DHX40 isoform X2 encodes the protein MEGAALPIRRARRALVEAVRERSFLIVTGETGSGKSTQLPKYLFEAGLAKHGAIGITQPRRVATISVAQRVAEEMGCLLGSVVGYQVRFDDCTTEDTAIKYMTDGCLLRQILADPLLSKYGIIILDEAHERSLSTDILFGLLKKLFLQKKPPNRKTALKVVVMSATLEVDKLSEFFGHCSVLHIPGRSYPVKEIFCNLLSPRDIGSSAYVTEAVKVTLDIHLNEPEGDILVFLTGQIEIERACDLLFKKAECIDYRYEVHDLSVEGLLILPLYGSMSTDQQKRIFLPAPAGIRKCVVSTNIAATSLTIEGVRYVVDSGFVKQLNHNPRVGLDILEVVPISKSEARQRAGRAGRTSSGKSYRLYSREFWEQCMPDHTVPEIRRTSLTSVILTLKCLSVHDVIRFPYLDCPEERHILEALKELYQCNAIDRRGHVTRLGEFLVQFPLPPNLACAVIKAASLDCEDLLLPIAAMLSVENVFIRPGDPQKQKEAELQHQELSSQVGGCNDFATLLNIFEQCKASKSPSAWCQKYWIHWRALKSAFSVEKQLREIVSKLKQLPDFPKETFKGSRTEILRRCLCAGYFINVARRSAARTFCTMDGHGSIVYIHPSSTLYNQETCLEWIIFHDVTVTSKIYVRTVCPVRYEWVKDLLPRLHQIDAYELSSVAREEVTEEEITKWKHKKDLSRQYGVTDNSAKKMERRNDDQSILDARARYLERKKQRAQGLSDPVKEIG